One Oryza sativa Japonica Group chromosome 8, ASM3414082v1 DNA window includes the following coding sequences:
- the LOC4345630 gene encoding uncharacterized protein, whose protein sequence is MRKAGGAKEDFKGSIGPEGAVDVKQSLVSLGATGRRPGFMIRLCTCTGRPSSLRNLNNSGVSMTCKGCGGESTTDRAGPSCSSKLNTMGLELPRPIDPEVRWKTVNRRQRAARRARTSFSGEDRIRDEIRSFYACGNATNQELAQDDAPVSESEKFGVSILGRRFSDPVGNVPIKKRRFLMDCSPSPPPTPLLVDPYEKLLSRSCGGISSHGKHHKVKTPRLDYMEETKEHFGVDDFSGISILAAAACTSELDDDTLNVECSKSAHCVERKPENITGSSELNFLNNIKEDMLNSLDASNCKSDPLLESSESVPDTKPVVATRLNCENLVESTHTQKDCSASFSALSSANKADDSSTASDTKSSGVTMSINASNPDKSVGGLQDAVVETKHSNGTRDSRLHWDLNVAMEAWDTDCGGDDVPDAADPDPVAFAISSCSDAENVLNKLQVCQAPFDSTIAGNIPDLSEDKTPVIDAPKDASTKSESDFAGDGSSQPLCSLSPQNVPVLESRPLECDGLSAGTKELPDNNDISKVKSQLGSDPDCSSLPPMTERFALTVIEEKLDVSHASALDCVGLSQMVSTDGCDGINSVQMSELGSRVKPFTSRLVSEESTNLATVTVFNKSSTDLGWSNDKLGQTSQQSISELKNQDLLDVDSGTSKIGQSGHDKVEHVTNELSISKKAADVDDDLDLSDSHMNDNPGSSDRGMSHAHEEEGADATISNNLTCTDSSNALICRIDGACVAPPINSECIKPSTTDMDSIADSQSAEQSYLGKVLSNNFMEHCNETEAPHIIKDLAGTGNIVAEEDDSQYEDGELRESGEYWGDDCYEEVKPANYQVLDCKSDAPGISPFPLGSMSKNTGDRVANFNGKHSRNGGGDVSPAALKCSWSTTCIDDGSGTMCAGSTGEKALSVHLRVNGETRMYEMNPGHVIAGSSATVNQSERVNDGLGDDLSSLRTKPTGWDMLPEDQRHSQHDSRDTVDSSNRCVLSTSDTAGGGESLRHMELSSGDMQPRADRPRSFDRAHINELCRSDDGYGSGSKAERTIDIRKSHERGGASRHIQGSSRVEQWVENSNNSRTTWRKSPDYYNYGLPGPRNAAEAAVAKMQSNGFVVAPDGTLVKAVDTANASKMARRVRNNTLSSSYRPLSGRGSPIDRDGGCGVSRGPAHAREASPERRFSTSGNRSVRYGPDMDKDHANVNMSSARCSLASRQRRFPQHRASLNLSRAHSRSPSGSRSRSPHAWTSPRNRREVMVNGSSSLWRHSRSRSPPNYMTEVRMGRMTSPSRQPGFGDRVMRYSPSSRDRAYSQHASTWADGRNCSTVDLPDHKKRYSRRSPPLRVTSRNDRFDVDSHGRPRSGELYRPTQGRLPYGFERGRGNRHDGNGDDQREYADRYETHSAKPYDRNGATKQFRNHTGDKLRPCISAPRSPEPQRRGSPRRFDRGFGRQLGVDLPRGTKEDNKNPFRYD, encoded by the exons ATGAGGAAGGCCGGAGGAGCAAAAG AGGATTTTAAGGGATCTATTGGACCTGAGGGTGCAGTTGATGTGAAACAGTCTCTTGTTTCTTTGGGAGCAACAGGAAGAAGGCCTGGTTTCATG ATTCGATTGTGCACCTGTACTGGAAGGCCATCATCACTTCGTAATCTTAATAACTCAGGTGTTTCAATGACCTGCAAAGGCTGTGGTGGTGAATCAACAACAGACAGAGCTGGGCCGTCGTGTAGCAGCAAGCTCAACACCATGGGCTTGGAGCTTCCAAGGCCTATAGATCCTGAGGTGAGATGGAAGACCGTAAACAGAAGGCAAAGAGCTGCAAGGAGAGCAAGGACCTCTTTCTCTGGAGAAGACAGAATAAGGGATGAAATTAGATCTTTCTATGCATGTGGCAATGCTACTAATCAAGAATTGGCACAAGATGATGCTCCTGTTTCTGAGTCTGAGAAG TTTGGGGTATCTATTCTTGGTCGGCGCTTTAGTGATCCTGTGGGAAATGTTCCAATAAAAAAGAGAAGATTTCTTATGGATTGTTCTCCATCACCTCCACCCACTCCATTGCTAGTGGATCCATATGAAAAACTGTTGAGCAGATCCTGTGGAGGTATCTCGTCACATGGAAAGCATCATAAGGTTAAAACACCTAGACTTGATTACATGGAGGAAACAAAAGAGCATTTTGGCGTAGATGATTTTTCTGGCATATCAATACTTGCGGCTGCTGCCTGCACGAGCGAGTTGGATGATGACACGTTGAATGTCGAATGTTCGAAGTCAGCCCACTGTGTTGAAAGGAAACCAGAAAATATCACTGGTAGTTCTGAATTGAATTTCCTAAATAACATCAAGGAGGACATGCTAAATAGTCTGGATGCTTCAAATTGCAAATCAGACCCGCTGCTGGAGTCGTCTGAATCTGTTCCTGATACGAAGCCTGTGGTTGCCACTAGATTGAACTGTGAAAATCTTGTTGAATCTACACACACTCAGAAGGACTGTTCCGCGTCTTTTTCTGCATTGAGCAGTGCAAACAAAGCAGATGATTCTTCAACTGCTTCTGACACGAAGTCTTCAGGTGTTACCATGTCAATCAACGCAAGTAATCCAGACAAATCTGTAGGCGGCTTGCAGGATGCAGTTGTGGAAACTAAGCATTCCAATGGCACCCGTGACTCAAGATTGCACTGGGATCTTAATGTTGCAATGGAGGCATGGGACACTGACTGTGGTGGTGATGATGTTCCTGATGCGGCTGATCCTGATCCTGTTGCTTTTGCTATAAGCAGTTGTAGTGATGCTGAAAATGTGTTGAACAAGCTGCAGGTGTGTCAAGCTCCTTTTGACTCAACAATTGCTGGTAACATTCCTGATCTTTCAGAGGACAAAACTCCTGTGATTGATGCACCAAAAGATGCTTCTACAAAGAGCGAAAGTGATTTTGCTGGTGACGGTTCATCTCAACCTTTGTGCAGCCTGTCTCCGCAAAATGTACCAGTATTAGAATCGAGACCGCTAGAATGCGATGGTTTATCTGCAGGAACAAAGGAGTTGCCTGATAACAATGATATCTCCAAAGTAAAATCACAGCTAGGGTCTGATCCTGATTGCAGCTCTTTGCCTCCTATGACTGAACGTTTTGCTTTGACCGTAATTGAGGAGAAACTTGATGTTTCACATGCCTCAGCCCTTGATTGTGTAGGTTTGTCCCAGATGGTTTCTACAGATGGCTGTGATGGGATCAATTCAGTTCAAATGAGTGAACTGGGATCCAGAGTGAAGCCTTTCACAAGTAGGTTAGTTTCTGAGGAAAGCACAAACCTTGCAACAGTAACTGTTTTCAATAAAAGTTCTACTGATCTTGGCTGGAGCAATGATAAACTTGGGCAAACATCTCAACAAAGCATATCTGAATTGAAGAACCAGGATCTTTTGGATGTTGATTCTGGAACTAGTAAAATTGGACAGTCAGGTCACGACAAAGTTGAACATGTCACCAATGAATTGAGCATCTCCAAGAAAGCTGCAGATGTAGATGATGATTTGGACCTCTCCGATTCTCATATGAATGACAACCCAGGTTCTTCTGATCGTGGTATGTCCCATGCCCATGAAGAAGAGGGTGCTGATGCAACTATTAGTAATAATCTCACCTGTACTGACAGTAGCAATGCATTAATATGTCGTATAGATGGTGCCTGTGTAGCTCCCCCTATCAATTCAGAATGCATAAAACCATCAACTACTGACATGGACAGCATTGCCGATTCACAATCTGCAGAACAAAGCTACCTCGGGAAGGTTCTATCGAATAATTTTATGGAGCACTGTAATGAAACGGAGGCACCTCATATTATTAAAGATCTTGCTGGGACTGGAAATATTGTTGCTGAAGAGGATGATTCTCAATATGAGGATGGGGAACTAAGGGAATCTGGCGAGTATTGGGGAGATGATTGTTATGAAGAAGTTAAACCTGCCAATTACCAGGTGTTAGATTGCAAGAGTGATGCCCCAGGCATTTCTCCCTTCCCTCTTGGCTCCATGTCAAAGAATACAGGTGATCGAGTTGCTAATTTCAATGGAAAACATTCCAGGAATGGAGGTGGTGATGTTTCACCAGCCGCATTGAAGTGTTCATGGTCAACTACCTGCATAGATGATGGATCTGGAACGATGTGTGCTGGAAGCACTGGTGAAAAGGCTCTTAGTGTTCACTTGAGAGTTAATGGGGAGACTCGAATGTATGAGATGAATCCAGGCCATGTAATAGCTGGATCTTCCGCAACAGTCAACCAGTCTGAAAGGGTCAATGATGGTTTAGGGGACGATCTTTCAAGTCTGAGAACAAAGCCCACAGGATGGGATATGTTACCTGAAGATCAGCGGCATTCTCAACATGATTCAAGGGACACAGTTGATTCATCTAACCGGTGTGTTTTGAGCACATCAGATACAGCTGGAGGTGGTGAATCATTGCGCCATATGGAGTTATCAAGTGGAGATATGCAACCACGAGCTGATCGGCCAAGATCATTTGACAGAGCCCACATAAATGAGTTATGCAG ATCTGATGATGGTTATGGCTCAGGTTCAAAGGCTGAAAGAACCATTGATATTCGTAAATCACATGAAAGAGGTGGAGCATCACGACATATTCAAGGTAGCAGCCGGGTGGAACAGTGGGTGGAAAATTCAAACAATTCTCGCACTACCTGGCGCAAATCACCTGATTATTATAATTACGGACTGCCTGGTCCAAGGAATGCTGCAGAAGCTGCTGTTGCAAAGATGCAGAGCAATGGCTTTGTTGTTGCACCTGATGGCACCTTGGTAAAGGCGGTTGATACTGCAAATGCTAGTAAAATGGCTAGGAGGGTGAGAAACAACACTTTGAGTAGCTCATACCGCCCTTTATCTGGACGTGGTTCTCCAATTGACAGAGATGGAGGTTGTGGGGTGTCTAGAGGTCCTGCACATGCTAGGGAAGCATCCCCAGAAAGACGCTTCAGTACTAGTGGTAATCGATCTGTTAGATATGGGCCTGATATGGATAAAGATCATGCTAATGTAAATATGAGCTCAGCTCGTTGCTCACTGGCCAGTAGACAAAGGAGGTTCCCGCAACATAGAGCCTCACTTAACCTATCACGTGCTCACAGCCGATCCCCTTCTGGTTCAAGGTCTCGATCTCCGCATGCTTGGACATCACCTAGGAACAGAAGGGAAGTTATGGTGAATGGTAGTTCAAGTTTATGGAGGCATAGTAGAAGTAGATCTCCGCCTAATTACATGACTGAAGTTAGAATGGGAAGAATGACTTCGCCTTCTAGACAACCTGGATTTGGTGATCGAGTTATGCGTTATAGCCCTTCATCAAGAGATCGTGCTTACTCTCAACATGCTTCTACATGGGCTGATGGGAGGAACTGCTCAACTGTTGATCTTCCTGATCATAAAAAGCGATATTCAAGGAGGAGCCCACCCCTGAGAGTTACCTCAAGAAATGACAGGTTTGATGTGGACTCCCATGGACGGCCAAGGTCTGGAGAGTTGTATCGCCCAACACAGGGAAGACTTCCTTATGGCTTcgaaagggggaggggaaatAGGCATGATGGGAATGGTGATGATCAAAGGGAGTATGCTGATAGATATGAAACTCATTCTGCCAAGCCATATGACAGGAATGGTGCCACAAAGCAGTTCAGAAATCATACAGGAGATAAACTTCGTCCATGTATTTCGGCTCCCAGATCCCCAGAACCCCAAAGAAGGGGAAGCCCTCGGAGATTTGACAGGGGCTTCGGGAGGCAGCTGGGTGTGGATTTGCCTCGTGGAACTAAAGAAGATAATAAAAATCCTTTCAGATATGATTGA